A single Candidatus Melainabacteria bacterium DNA region contains:
- a CDS encoding tetratricopeptide repeat protein: MRVRIILTNKWCSNGMTIKNSWQKILPAVTLVALFQTQAVLAQSSQYLAGIKSMALNDIQSAIYNFDQAVTNDGTDFRSFLKRGQCLYELGDYKLAIADFNQVLNLKPRNEDALLWRANSYAKLGQADKALTDYKALLLLNPIKIALVSQKTVFTSGRLTNSIDDDSTSASTSAASATSSAPNVTASGATPSSSTSSSTSGTDTTTPDSSSTGTPGSASANTPPALHLRASLFAAGANQIGDISSAISLDPKNPQLLYKRARAYIQLKKYENAVNDLSDALMNNPNNASYYLCRALVYHLIGTDVLATEDIKQAQFCDPGLPKVIDFENPPNKS; this comes from the coding sequence ATGCGGGTTAGGATAATACTGACGAACAAATGGTGCAGCAACGGCATGACAATAAAAAACAGCTGGCAAAAAATCTTACCGGCGGTAACGCTGGTGGCTCTCTTCCAGACGCAGGCGGTTCTGGCGCAGAGTTCTCAATACTTGGCCGGCATAAAATCGATGGCGCTCAACGACATACAGTCGGCAATTTACAACTTCGATCAGGCCGTCACCAATGACGGTACCGACTTCAGATCTTTTCTAAAGCGTGGTCAGTGCCTGTATGAGCTGGGCGACTACAAGCTGGCGATTGCCGACTTCAACCAGGTACTGAACCTGAAACCACGCAACGAAGATGCCCTTCTCTGGCGAGCCAACAGCTATGCCAAACTAGGCCAGGCTGACAAAGCATTGACTGATTACAAAGCACTGCTGCTTCTCAACCCCATCAAGATTGCACTTGTCAGTCAGAAAACAGTCTTTACCTCAGGCCGACTGACTAATTCAATTGATGATGACTCCACTTCCGCCTCAACATCAGCAGCGAGTGCCACTTCGTCAGCGCCAAATGTGACGGCATCTGGTGCAACGCCATCCAGCAGCACATCCAGCAGCACATCCGGCACCGATACGACAACACCCGACAGTTCGTCCACCGGTACACCAGGCTCAGCCAGCGCAAACACGCCTCCGGCTCTACATTTGCGTGCATCACTGTTCGCTGCCGGAGCAAACCAGATTGGTGACATCAGCTCGGCGATTTCACTTGATCCGAAAAATCCGCAGCTCCTCTACAAAAGAGCGCGGGCCTATATTCAACTAAAAAAATACGAGAATGCCGTCAATGACTTATCCGACGCGCTGATGAACAACCCTAATAACGCCTCCTACTACCTCTGCCGAGCGCTCGTATATCACTTGATCGGCACCGACGTCCTTGCAACTGAGGACATCAAGCAGGCACAATTCTGCGATCCGGGGCTGCCCAAAGTAATTGATTTCGAAAACCCTCCAAACAAGTCGTAG